Part of the Jatrophihabitans sp. GAS493 genome, TCATCGCCCCGATCGTCCCAGTGGCCAGCACCGCTGATTCCGGCGCCAGCAGTCGGGCCGCGATCACGTCGGGGATACCGGCGGAGGACATTGCCGAGCGGAGCGTGCGCTCGGGCGCGTTGCGCTCGAAGCCGCCGGCCAGCAGCGCTGCGGTCTGTGGTGCGACCTCCATCCGGATGGTCGGCGCGGCCAGCACCTTCGGCAGGTGAGCCACCAGGGATTCGGCGATCTCTGTCGGCTGAACCCGGCTGATGCGCACCTCCTCGGTGCTCACGATGAGCAGGATCGTGTCCTCTGCTCCGGCGAGGGCCACCCAGTACGTCGCCTCCTCGCCGGCCGGGCCGCGGATGGCGAAGGCCGAGTAGGCGGGATACCAGAGGGTCCGGGCCACCGACTCCAGCAGCCGCGCTTCGGCTGGGCTGCGCTGCGGGGTCGCCGACGCAGTCTCGCCGAGCATCTCCTCCAGCGGGAGTTCGTAGCGGCCGACCGGCGAGCTACCCAGCGGGTCCGGCCAGCCGATGCGCTGCTGCCAGCCCCAACGGGCGAACTCCTCGACGCCCAAGCTGAGCCAATTGAGCAGTGAGCCGGTCATGGGCTCACCGGCCGATCGAGACCGGGCCTGGCCTCGCTCGGG contains:
- a CDS encoding ESX secretion-associated protein EspG; amino-acid sequence: MTGSLLNWLSLGVEEFARWGWQQRIGWPDPLGSSPVGRYELPLEEMLGETASATPQRSPAEARLLESVARTLWYPAYSAFAIRGPAGEEATYWVALAGAEDTILLIVSTEEVRISRVQPTEIAESLVAHLPKVLAAPTIRMEVAPQTAALLAGGFERNAPERTLRSAMSSAGIPDVIAARLLAPESAVLATGTIGAMSYESEPPRLAPRSASWSEMADGAMLASQGRGGEVIWEPMSPTVMMRVVADAIASLGSR